The region GAACCAGCTTTTCAGGCCCGGGTGAATGGGTATCGCCAGCGACTCCCGATGATGAATCAGCAGCGTCTCTGCCCGGATTTCCCCGCCTGGCCCGTGATGTGTTTTTACCCGATGAATAAGGCCCGGCTTCCACTCGCCAACTGGTACGAAGAGCCTTTCAGTGTGCGCAGTGCCTTGATGGCCGAACATGCCACCAGTGGCATTGCTTTCGCAGGGAAAGTCTCGCAGCTCATCACCGCTTCCACTGGACTCGATGACTGGGAGTGGGGTGTCACTCTCTGGGGACGAACTCCGGAATATCTCAAGGAGATTGTTTACACCATGCGGTTTGACCATGCCTCGGCTCACTATGCCGAGTTTGGACCATTTTATACGAGCTACATTCTCGACCCGAAAGACGCACTCGATCATATCCGCCTGTAACGATTCTGCGGGTTGTTTGCCGCCACTTGAAGGCAGCAAACCCCGAGACAAGTACAGAGTTCTGTTCACTTTTGAGTAAACAGGGAGTTTCCGTCTTGCGAACGCTCCACAGGTGGCGGGAGAATCCTGACGGACGCACGGTCGTTATTGGTCGTGCAATTTTTGACGTTGAGATATTCAATCTCCTTTCACGCAGGTGGTAATCCGTGGCTGCGACAGTACTCGTCACTGGTGGTGCAGGTTTTGTGGGAAGTCATATTTGTGACCGTCTCATTGAGCGAGGCGACAAAGTCATCTGCCTCGACAACTTTTTCACAGGCCGCATGGCCAATATTTCTCACCTGAAAGATCATCCGCAGTTTCAACTGGTGGATCACGATATTGTCCATCCGATCACACTTGATGCCGATCGCATTTACAACATGGCTTGCCCTGCTTCGCCAGTGGCTTATCAGTACAACCCCATCAAGACGATCAAGACCTCGACATTGGGGATGATCAACATGCTGGGTCTGGCCAAGCGCTGCAAAGCCCGCATCCTGCAGGCCAGCACTTCGGAAGTTTATGGCGACCCGGTGGTACATCCTCAAACCGAAGATTACTGGGGGCATGTCAATCCGTTAGGGCCACGCAGTTGCTATGACGAAGGGAAGCGCGTTGCTGAATCGCTGTGCATGAACTATCACCTGGCTCATCAGCTCGAGATTCGCATTGTCCGCATCTTTAACACTTACGGCCCGCGGATGGATCCCAACGACGGGCGGGTGATTTCGAACTTTATCACACAAGCTCTCAAAGGGGAGCCACTCACTGTCTATGGTGATGGCAGCCAGACCCGTTCCTTCTGCTATGTCGATGATCTCGTGCGCGGCATCATGGCACTGATGGATCAGGGGATTCATACTGGCCCGGTGAATATCGGAAATCCAGGGGAATATACCATGCTCGAACTCGCAGAGCAGGTTCTCAAAGCCACAGGTTCAAAGAGCACCATCGACTTCCGCCCCCTGCCTCAAGATGACCCGAAACAGCGCTGCCCGGATATCACCCGCGCGAAAGCGATGCTGAAGTGGGAGCCGCAGATTCCACTGGCGGAAGGTCTTGAGAAGACCGTCCATTACTATCGACAGCAGCTGGGTATTGACTAGTTTCGAACGTTTGGATTGATCAACTCAAGCGACCTTTTCGGTACCTGCTGGAATGATTCCCAAAGCAGCGCAAATCGCATCCACCTGCACCGTAGACAATGGTCCCAGACCTTCCAGGAAGTCGTTTAGCTGTGCGGAAGTGATGTCTGCTGACTGACACAGCAGTTCCAGTGGGATCTCTCGATGTTCATGAATTTGCCGACGTAACCATCCTGAATGTGTCAGCTCACCAGCAGCCTTCATCGCACGAACCAACCCGGCACTGTCTTTGACTCGACCAGCCTGAGCAGCTTGTTGTTTTGCCCGGAGTTCCTCCGGACTGATTTTGATTTCTTTCATCATTCCTCCGTTGGCTCATAAGCGGTGACTGGCAAAACTGTCATGGTATCAATCATCTCGTAGACACAAATCAACCACCGCAACAAGAATGGGCACGGATGCTTCGATCGCGAGACGTAGTACTCTTTTCGCCTTTTCGATTGTAATGATGTGACTAGCCAGGCTGGTGGACAGGTTTCGGAAATGCGTGTTCGCAATTTTTCAAGCGTACGGCGATAATGCAATCGACGCGCAAGTATGCGATACAACTTGAGCAGAGCATCTGAGAACCGGTTGTCACTCCCTTGAGTGATCTCAATTGTGATTGCCGATGATCTTGAACATTTTCTTCCGGGATCTTTCATGTCCGTAGTCATCTCGCCGCAAACCCTCACGGAACTGGCACTCTTCGATACTCCCACGATCTGCAATGCGGTCGAGCTTTGGGATCTCCGGCCTCGTAATGAAGGCTACATGAATTCGTCCATCCGGGCCTGCTTTCCGGATCTTCCACCGATGGTCGGCTTTGCTCTCACCAGCACCTTCCGCAGCCAGAAGCCACCCCGTGGCGGAGATGCTTACGGCAGCATGGGTGCACAAGTTGAAGCCATGGCCAGTATTCCCGGCCCGCCCGTGATCGTTTTTCAGGATCTGGATGAGCCCGTCGCTTCGGCCACATTCGGCGAAGTGATGTGTACGACCTATCAAAGTTTTGGTGCCAAAGGCATCATCACCTCTGGTGCCGGTCGCGACCTCGATCAGGTCGCTCCCCTCAAGTTTCCCGCTTTTACCAGTGGCTCCATCGCTGCCCATGGGTATTGCCATATCCTCGCGATCAACGTCCCTGTCACAGTGGGTGGCATCACCATCTATCCCGGCGATCTGCTTCATGGCGACCGCAATGGAGTGAGTACCATACCGCCGGAAATCGCGAGCGAAGTTCCCGATGTCTGCCGTGAACTTGCGAAAGCCGAAGCCATTGTCCTCGGTTACCTCAAAGATCCATCTCGAACAGTCGCAGGCTTTAACGATGCTCGCAAAGCCTGTGCGGCTCATATTGCTGAGGTCAGGTCACGATTGCTTAAAACTCATTAAGTCTATTGAGCAGCCTGATCCCGTAAGCGCTGCACAGTGCGGGCAATGATGGAAACCGCACTCATGATTTCCTCGCGCGTGGTGAATCGCCCGAGGCTCAATCGAATCGAGCACTTGGCAAGCTCTGGCTGCACCCCCATGGCCAGCAGGATGGGGGAAGGCTCCATCGAACCACTGGCACAGGTGCTGCCAGCCGAACAGGCGATACCAGCCAGATCGAGATTCACCAGCAAAGCCTCTGCTGGCACATTTTCGAAGGCAACTTGAATGGTATTGGGCAGGCGGCTTGAAGCCTCGATTCCAAACACATGAGCCGGGGCAGAACTATCGAGAAGATGATCCTCCAGCAGTTTCCTCAACTCGATCATGCGCTGATATGCGGAACTTCCTTCCCGGGCAAACAATTCCAGGGCTTTCGCCATTCCCGCAACCAGTGGTGTGAACTCTGTCCCCGCCCGGCGATCTCGTTCCTGGTGCCCGCCCGTGAGCAGTGGTGTTAACCGCGCTGCTGGCGAAAGGAGCAAACCCCCAATTCCGCGCGGGCCATGAAACTTATGACTGGCAAAACTGATGGCGGTCGCACCGGTCTTTCGAAACGACACCTCTTCCAGTGGCATTTTGCCAATCATCTGCACGGCATCTAGATGCAATGGAATGTTTCGATCGCGGCAGGCATGGCTCCATGGATCAATCGGTTGAATCACACCAGTTTCATTATGCCCCCAGAGAATCGTCACCAGTCGGACATCATCCCAGGGAATCTCGCACTGGTCGGGTGTTCTCAACTCACCTTGAGAATTGACAGGAATTTCGAGCAGCTTGTGACCTTGCACCATGGCCAGCCAGCGGCAGGTTTCTACGGTGGCAGGATGTTCTCCCGAGCCCATCACAATGACGCCGGGCCGGGTTCCCACGAGACCTCGCAGCGCCAGATTGATTGATTCCGTTCCTCCTGATGTGAAGATCAATTCCTCAGGAGCGGCGCCGAGCAGGCTCGAAATCGATTCCCGACTGTCATCCAGAACTCGTCTGGCACGTCGGCCCATGGCATGGCGCGAACCCGGATTGGCCCAGGCTTCCTGCTGACAGTTCGAAACCACTTCAACCACCTCAGGGAGTGGTTTCGTCGTGGCATTATGGTCGAGATAAATCATGCCTTGATCATTACCATTGCCAACTCGCTTGTCGAAGCTATTCGTCGCCACCTCGTTCTAGCCCAGGTTTTGAGAGAACAAGGTCTCAAGAATCTGGCGAGATTAAACATTGTCGAAAGAGATCACTTCTGCAGGTTCGCTTTGAAAAAGGCAGTCACTCTCTGGGGCGTGTCATTTTCCCGGACATCGTGCTGCTTTCCCTTGGCAATATGATAGGTCACATCGCCACCATTGGCTTTGAGTGCGTTCACCAGAAGCTCACTATGTTTGATGGGAACGATGTTGTCGCGATCGCCATGCACAATCAGAAAAGCGGGAAGCTGATCTTTTTGGATATAACTCAGCGGATTGGCGGCCTTCACTTTGGCAGCATTGTTCTGAATCGGTCCGCCGATCAGCCTTCCCAGAGTGTCATCGGCCTTCGATTGACCATAGAGCGAAAGATCGGTCGGCCCGCAGAAATCAATCACTACTTGCACGTTACTTTTACTTTCAAGATTTGCACCCACATCAAAGATCGAATCGGCCCCGGTGGTTCCTACCAGACTGGCGAGGTGACCGCCGGCGGATTGACCCCAGACACCGACACGCTCGGGATTGTAGCCGAACCTGGGGGCCTGCTTTTTCAACCAGCGAATGGCAGCCTTGCAGTCCTGAATCTGTGCCGGAAAGGGAGCATCCGTCGAAAGCCGGTAGCCAATACTCGCTACTGCAAACCCTTCATTCACGAGAAAACGCGCTGGTGAATAGTCATGATTTCCACTTTCCCAGCCGCCACCATGAATCCAGATCACGAGTGGCCAGTTCTTTCCGGTCGCTGGCAGGTAGACGTGCAGTCGTTGCCTCTGATGGCCATTTTCGACATAGGCCACATTTCGGGCTGCGGGTGTCTCTGGCCCAGTCTGTGCCGCAGCAACACCGCTGGAGACAATCACGCCTGTCAGCACCAGGCAAAGAGTCGTCAACGCATGGAGGGGGTGCAGCAGATCAACCGAATCGCAATTCCGTCCGAGCCCTGTTGGCATCTGTTTGTCCTGCAATGAAATGTGAATTTCCACGGGAAGTAGCGATCTGATCAACCTCGTAAGTTATCCAGTAAACAACAGCACGTTGTGACCTGCGAAGGCATGCCTGCCCAGAGCCGCAAGCATGGCACATTGCATACATCACATCGAACGCTGTCAGGTCATAGAAAACGTATCAGGGATTGCCCGCGATGGCCTCGATTTTGACATCTCCTCCACACGACGAGCAAGCCCCTGCTTTCGCGACTGATCCCCTGTCTGGTTCAGATACCTGCCACAACGAACCTCGCTCAATAGATCTCGCAGATTCGTCCAGAAGACTTTTCACACTCAATTCTTGAGGTCAGGCCTCAAATGGGCCATAGTGAGATGCTGCCGTGATCAGAGTCATTGTTGGTTTTCTGAGAGGGATGGTCATCATGAAGTTGTCTTGCTGGGGCACGAATCGACCCCGTTTTGTCAGAGTTGCCATGATCAGTTGTGCCGTGCTGGTCGCCGGTGCGGGAATCGTGAGTTCTGGCGAATGGGTGAGCGGGATTCGCTGGGCTGAGCCTGTTGTCGTGACACCTGGCACAAATCCCGGCGATCCCCCCTGCGATGCCCTGGTGTTGTTTGATGGCAAAAGTCTTGATCAGTTTCAGGGTGGCGAGAAGTGGGTCATTGAAAATGGCTATGCCATTGCTAAGGGTGGGGGGATTTCATCGAAAGAGAGTTTTGGTGACTGCCAGCTCCACATTGAATGGGCCACTCCCGAAAAGGTCGAAGGCAAAGGCCAGGGGCGAGGCAACAGCGGTGTCTATCTGATGGGTCAGTACGAGATTCAGATTCTCGACTCGTTCGAAAATCCGACTTACTTCGATGGTCAGGCCGGTTCGCTCTATAAGACCAAGCCACCTCTGGTCAATGCCTCCCGCAAACCCGGCGAGTGGCAAAGTTACGACATCATTTTCAATGCGCCCCGATTCAGTGCTGAAGGGGCTCTGCTTAAACCCGGGTATGTGACCGTTCTTCACAATGGTGTCTTGATTCAGAACCACACGGAAATTCTCGGCATGACCGCCTGGGATTCTCCCCCCAAGTACAAGGCCCATCCACCGGAGGCTCCTTTCCAATTACAGTTTCATGGCAATCCTGTCCGGTTCCGCAACATCTGGATTCGTGAGATTCCCGAGATTGCAGCCGAGCGGCCTTAACGACTTACGACCAGCCAACAGAGTACAGACCGTTACAGATCAGAACTGACTGGTGTGTGGCTGATTTTGCACGGATGGCAGTAGCGGCCACGCGAGCAACCGATTAGCGTACTGAACATGATATGACTCGCCCGTGAGGGAGCGCTTTCAAGCCTCCGGGCGAGATGTCCGACAAAGAGAACGGTATGTCCTCCACACCCTCAGGGCCAACAACTTCGAAGGCAGACGATGATCAATCGTCGTCGTCTCGACAGCCCCTGCATTGGGGTCATCTGCTCGCCAAGCTGGGGGCAGCGAATATTGATCGCCGCTGGATTTTTCTGTTGATGCTGCTGGCCGTGGGTATTCCTGTCCTCACTAAGGCAACATTCCCGGAAAAGCCGACTGCGAACGTCAAAGCGGTGTTCAATCATATTGAAGAGTTGAAGCCGGGCTCACGCGTGCTGGTTTCGATGGATTACGACCCGGCCTCTGCAGCCGAACTGAATCCGATGGCGGTTTCGTTCCTCCGTCATCTCGCCAGCCGGGGGCACAAGATTTATCTGATGACGCTTTGGCCAGCCGCATCCCCGCTGATCAATGAGAACACCAATGAAGTCCTGAATGATGAGTTCGCCGAGAAGAATCTCGAATATGGCAAAGACTGGATGTTTCTGGGCTATCAGGCCGGCGAGGTGGTCGCCATCAAGAAGGTGGCAGACAATCTTCGCGCCCTTTTTCCCACGGATGCCCGAGGAACCAGTCTGGAAAACATTCCGATGATGGAAGGGATCCATAAGCTAAAGGACTTTGATCTGCTGCTGAATGTTTCGGCAGGTTATCCGGGGGCCAAGGAATGGGTGCAATATGCCACCACGACCACACGCACACCGATGGCGGTTGGTTGCACTGGAGTGCAAGGCCCGCAGTTGTACCCTTACATTCCGGATCGCGTGCTGGGGATTCTCGCTGCGATTAAAGGAGCCGCTGAATACGAAGCCGCTCTTTCTGAAAAGTATCCCAGGTTTGCAGAGCCCAAACTCAACGAAGGTTTACAGCGTATGGGGCCACAACTGTGGGCCCATCTGTTGATGATTTGCCTGATTGTGACTGGCAATATTCTGTACGTCCTCTCGCGCTGCTTCCCGCTCAATGTTTATGGTGTGGGTGCAAATTCTCATCGAGCCGATGTCACTCCTGCTCAAGGAGGGCCGGCATGAATCAGTCAGCCGATATGGCATCTTCCACAGATCTAGGAGTCGCGGGCAGTCCTCCGCGGGATTTCTGGTGGAAGTTTCAAATCTCGTTGATGGTTATTGGCCTTTGTTTTCTGGTGGGCTGGGGCGTTTATAAGCAAGGTCTTTACGGAACAGTCTACGTTCAAGCCCAAACGATTAAGGCCAAAAACAACACTCTGATTCCGGATTATATCGAGTTGAAACCTAATGCCACGGACGAAGAGAAGGCCAAAGGTTTTATCTCGTGGCAACGAACGTTAGGAGTCTGGCTGGCGGCAGCAATTACGCTGGCTGTCTTTTCATCGCTCTTTCGCGACAACATGTTTTACAAACTGGCCGAGTCGCTGATGGTGGGTGTCTCTGCCGGCTACTGGTTTGTGGTCGCCTTCTGGTCAAGTCTGGTGCCGCTGGTCTTCGCGAAGTTGCTTCCGGATCTGGCTCAGGCGACAGTGCTCCCTGGTTTGCAGATTCCTCCAGGCTCGTGGCGGATTTTCGGGTATACCGCTCCTGATCTCTCCGCACTGTTTCCATTACTTCTCGGAGCCATGCTGCTGGCCCGACTGATCCCTTCATTCAGCTGGCTGGCAAGGTGGCCGTTAGCTCTCATTGTGGGAACGATGGCAGGGCTGAGGCTGGTCTTGATTATCGAATCAGATTTTGTCGAGCAGATTCGAAGCACCATCCTGCCACTGGTCGTGATGGTCCCGAACAGTGCTGAAGCCGGTGCACCACTCAAAATCGACTGGCTGCTCTCGCTGCGAAATACGTCGATTATTGCCTGCGTGATCAGCAGTCTCAGCTACTTCATCTTTTCAATTGAGCATCGCGGGGCGTTTGGCAGGCTGTCGAGAATGGGAGTCTTTGTGCTGATGATCACCTTCGGTGCATCATTCGCCTATACCGTCATGGGCCGAATTACACTCTTGACCATGCGGCTCGAATTCCTGTTCAAAGACTGGCTGCAGTTCGACTGGCTGTTGTAGTAATCCGCTCACCGGTGCAAGTTACGTAGAAGCAAAATTTTTGCATCACTCAACAAAGAGAAATGCAGAAGACCCTCACCCTGCCATCTCCCACGCAGACGCGGGCGAGGGTTCAAAAGCCACATGCGGATGGCGTGGCCACCCTTGGCTCGCGATCACGCTAAGTTGTGATGGTATGAGGTCGTTACAGTACCGGCCCGGGAGTCCAGGGGAAGAATTCATCGTCTCCGAAGCCTTGCTGCTCGCTGCAGGTCTTTTCACCACTGGCGACTTTGAGAACCTTCCGTAGCAGATTTTGGCCTGTCTGTGAGATCGAAGCTCCGGAAAGGACGCGACCTGCATCAAAATCCATCTCTTCCGAAAGTCGCTCGAATAACGAGGTGTTGGTGGAAATTTTGAGAGTAGGAGCGGGCTTGGAGCCAAAGCAACTTCCCCGGCCTGTGGTGAAGCAAACGACATGGGCACCACTGGCAATCAGGCCGGTCACACTGGCAGGGTCGTAGCCGGGTGAATCCATAAAGTTCAACCCGCGATGACGAACCCGCTCGGCATAATCGAGGACATCGACCAGTGGCGAAGCACCACCTTTGGTAATCGCTCCGAGCGATTTCTCGACAATCGTCGTCAGGCCACCCTCTTTGTTCCCAAACGACGGGTTGCCATCGAGCGTGGTGCCGAACTTAGCGGCGTAGGCACGCCACCAGGCGACTTTATCAAGTAACTTCTGAGAGACTTCTGAATCGATCGATCGCGATGCCAGAAGATGCTCGCCACCAAATATTTCCGGCGTCTCCGCAAGGAGTGCTGTCCCACCCTGAGAAATCAGCAGATCGCTGGCGACACCAAGTGCTGGATTCGCCGTCAGGCCGCTGAAGCCATCACTGCCACCGCACTTCAAACCCATCACCAGTTCGCTGGCGGGGATCGATTCTCTCTGGCACTTGTTTGCTTCGGGAAGAAGTTCTTTTAAAGCCGCCAGCGCGCGTTCAATCGTTCGGCGGACTCCACCCGCTTCCTGGATATTGACCAGCAATGGTGGTGCCGACTGCTGAACTTCACCGGAACGCCGCAGTTGCACAAGTCCTTCCTGTTCGATCAGAAAAGATCCCTGTCCTGTTTCACAGCCCAGCCCGACCAGAAGATAGGCTCCAATGTTGGGATGCCTGGCATATCCACCCAGAATGCGTGCCAGCTGCCGATGATCTGTCCCGCCAAACTCCATGGCACAGCCACCACTATGCACCAGCGGGATGACTCCATCGACGTTTTCGTACTGGTTCAGAAGATCTTGTGAAATGGCACGCACAATTTTTCGCACCACAGTGGAAGAACAATTGACTGTGCCGATAACTGCCACATAGTTTCGCGTGGCCACCCGGCCATCAGGCCGCCGAATCCCGGCAAACGTCATCTCATTTTCAACATGGGTTGTCGGGCTTGTTGATCGATCATGAGATGAACTGGCTGAATTCGGCTTCGCCAATTGCTGGCAATCCTCCGGCCCCATCACTCGTACATTGTGAGTATGCACATGTTCGCCTGCCAGAATATCTCGTGAAGCGATGGCGAATGGCTGGCCGTACTTGAGAATGGGTGTTCCTGCTGCGATCGGAAGCAAGGCCACCTTGTGCCCGGCACGCACTGGTTGCCTGATGAGAAGTTCCTGGCCTTCGTGCGTCACAGAACCCGCTGGCAGATTCTGTGTTGCCACCGCAACATGATCCACTGGCGATAACTGCAGCAATCGAGGTGGCTCTGAGAACACAGCAGGCTCACTTTTCCAGGCGACTTGACTTTTTGCAGTGACGCGATGACGAACGGCTTATTCGAGCTTACCCCACTCGATAGCGAGCTGAATCAGTACTTTGACAGCCACTTCCATTTCATCGAGGCTGGCCCATTCGAGTGGCGAATGCGGGTTATGCTGGCCAGTCGAGAGATTCGGGCAAGGCAAACCTTTAGCCGTAAGGAGAGAACCATCCGTTCCGCCACGAATGATACTCAATATCGGTTCGATCCCGGCGGCTTTCATGGCAGCCAGAGCCTTCGGCACAGCTCGGGGTTCTTTGGCCAATCCGTCGCGCATGTTGCGATACTGCGGATGGATCGCGATTTCGATCGTGGCACGCGGATATTCGACCTTCAACGACTCTGCGATCGATTGCAGGATCCGGGCCTGTGCTGCTAATCCGCTGGTTTCGAAGTCTCGCAGAATGAGCCGGGCGGAAGCTTGGGCCACTCCCCCTTCGAGATGGTAAGGATGAATAAACCCGTCGCGGCCGTCGGTTGTTTCTGGTGAAACCGCGAGTTTAGGCAGGCGCGCGATGAGTTCACTCAGAATACGAATGGCATTGACCATGACTCCTTTGCCGACAGAAGGGTGGGTGTTGACCCCTTTGACAGTGATCACGGCCTGATCAGCCGAGAATGTTTCGTTATCGACGACACCTTGCCCACCACCATCGAGTGTGTAGCCGCAAATGCAGTCGAGAGCCGCCAGATCGAGATGATCGGTGCCGCGGCCTATTTCTTCATCGCAGGTAAAGCAGAGCCGGATCGGCCCATGGGGAAGATCACTGCGCATCAGTTCTCGCGCAGCCTGCATGATGACAGCCACGCCCCCTTTATCATCGCCACCCAACAGTGTCGAGCCATCGGTCGTGATGATGGTGTGTCCCACGGCAGCAGCCAGTTCGGGCTGTTCGGAAGGGCGATGGATCTGCCGAGGGTCGGCTGGCAGATGAATGTCCCGGCCATCGTAATGGCGATGCACAATGGGCTGAACGTTTTTCCCACTGTACTCAGGTGAAGTATCGACATGAGCAATCCAGGCAATCGCGGGAAGTTTCTTCCCCCCGGCTCCGTCCGGAATGGTCGCTGGGACTGTGGCCATGACGACCCCGTGAGGACTCATCGAACAATCGGCCAACCCCATGGCCTCACATTCCGCGAACAGCAGTCGGGAGAGATCGAGCTGGCTCATGGTGCTGGGAACAGTCTGGCTGGTTTCGTCCGCCGTCGTTTCGATGCGCACATAGCGCAAGAATCGTTCCAGGAGTTCATCTCGAAAATGGCAAGTAGCGGGAGTCATGGACAACCTTTGCAAACGAAGCTCACTATGCAGAAACGATACGGCTTAGCGTGACTGTGTTTCTCAGAAAAAGCGAATGAACAAGGCAATCGAAGCAACTGGCACGCGAGCTGCTGTTATGGTTCTTCGGCAGATTCTGCCGTCGCTTCCACGAGTTGAATGTTCAGTACATGCTCCTCGGAAAAGGTGTCTGCAGAAGTTTGTCTTGAGCTAAATTGTTGCGGAGGATAACTTCCGCATGCTTCGCCGAAGTTGCGAGTCATGGATGACGATCACTTCGGGCCAGATGCGATTGGTAAAAACGCTAGTAAGTTTTACCAATCGTTCTGGAAAGATTTACAAG is a window of Planctopirus limnophila DSM 3776 DNA encoding:
- a CDS encoding 3-keto-disaccharide hydrolase encodes the protein MKLSCWGTNRPRFVRVAMISCAVLVAGAGIVSSGEWVSGIRWAEPVVVTPGTNPGDPPCDALVLFDGKSLDQFQGGEKWVIENGYAIAKGGGISSKESFGDCQLHIEWATPEKVEGKGQGRGNSGVYLMGQYEIQILDSFENPTYFDGQAGSLYKTKPPLVNASRKPGEWQSYDIIFNAPRFSAEGALLKPGYVTVLHNGVLIQNHTEILGMTAWDSPPKYKAHPPEAPFQLQFHGNPVRFRNIWIREIPEIAAERP
- a CDS encoding cysteine desulfurase family protein, coding for MIYLDHNATTKPLPEVVEVVSNCQQEAWANPGSRHAMGRRARRVLDDSRESISSLLGAAPEELIFTSGGTESINLALRGLVGTRPGVIVMGSGEHPATVETCRWLAMVQGHKLLEIPVNSQGELRTPDQCEIPWDDVRLVTILWGHNETGVIQPIDPWSHACRDRNIPLHLDAVQMIGKMPLEEVSFRKTGATAISFASHKFHGPRGIGGLLLSPAARLTPLLTGGHQERDRRAGTEFTPLVAGMAKALELFAREGSSAYQRMIELRKLLEDHLLDSSAPAHVFGIEASSRLPNTIQVAFENVPAEALLVNLDLAGIACSAGSTCASGSMEPSPILLAMGVQPELAKCSIRLSLGRFTTREEIMSAVSIIARTVQRLRDQAAQ
- the hemQ gene encoding hydrogen peroxide-dependent heme synthase — translated: MNHPAPQRDLPPPSAILREGWHCLHIYYQVNQAHYARLTDSQRASGREELLELLRPDAPEAPVRLQTSVVAGHRADLSLMLMDADPFKIERLRQKIRASTLGVALDPTYSFVSITEVSEYVPTVEQFAERLIREGGNPEEPAFQARVNGYRQRLPMMNQQRLCPDFPAWPVMCFYPMNKARLPLANWYEEPFSVRSALMAEHATSGIAFAGKVSQLITASTGLDDWEWGVTLWGRTPEYLKEIVYTMRFDHASAHYAEFGPFYTSYILDPKDALDHIRL
- a CDS encoding alpha/beta hydrolase codes for the protein MPTGLGRNCDSVDLLHPLHALTTLCLVLTGVIVSSGVAAAQTGPETPAARNVAYVENGHQRQRLHVYLPATGKNWPLVIWIHGGGWESGNHDYSPARFLVNEGFAVASIGYRLSTDAPFPAQIQDCKAAIRWLKKQAPRFGYNPERVGVWGQSAGGHLASLVGTTGADSIFDVGANLESKSNVQVVIDFCGPTDLSLYGQSKADDTLGRLIGGPIQNNAAKVKAANPLSYIQKDQLPAFLIVHGDRDNIVPIKHSELLVNALKANGGDVTYHIAKGKQHDVRENDTPQRVTAFFKANLQK
- the pepT gene encoding peptidase T, coding for MTPATCHFRDELLERFLRYVRIETTADETSQTVPSTMSQLDLSRLLFAECEAMGLADCSMSPHGVVMATVPATIPDGAGGKKLPAIAWIAHVDTSPEYSGKNVQPIVHRHYDGRDIHLPADPRQIHRPSEQPELAAAVGHTIITTDGSTLLGGDDKGGVAVIMQAARELMRSDLPHGPIRLCFTCDEEIGRGTDHLDLAALDCICGYTLDGGGQGVVDNETFSADQAVITVKGVNTHPSVGKGVMVNAIRILSELIARLPKLAVSPETTDGRDGFIHPYHLEGGVAQASARLILRDFETSGLAAQARILQSIAESLKVEYPRATIEIAIHPQYRNMRDGLAKEPRAVPKALAAMKAAGIEPILSIIRGGTDGSLLTAKGLPCPNLSTGQHNPHSPLEWASLDEMEVAVKVLIQLAIEWGKLE
- a CDS encoding UDP-glucuronic acid decarboxylase family protein; amino-acid sequence: MAATVLVTGGAGFVGSHICDRLIERGDKVICLDNFFTGRMANISHLKDHPQFQLVDHDIVHPITLDADRIYNMACPASPVAYQYNPIKTIKTSTLGMINMLGLAKRCKARILQASTSEVYGDPVVHPQTEDYWGHVNPLGPRSCYDEGKRVAESLCMNYHLAHQLEIRIVRIFNTYGPRMDPNDGRVISNFITQALKGEPLTVYGDGSQTRSFCYVDDLVRGIMALMDQGIHTGPVNIGNPGEYTMLELAEQVLKATGSKSTIDFRPLPQDDPKQRCPDITRAKAMLKWEPQIPLAEGLEKTVHYYRQQLGID
- a CDS encoding UxaA family hydrolase, yielding MATQNLPAGSVTHEGQELLIRQPVRAGHKVALLPIAAGTPILKYGQPFAIASRDILAGEHVHTHNVRVMGPEDCQQLAKPNSASSSHDRSTSPTTHVENEMTFAGIRRPDGRVATRNYVAVIGTVNCSSTVVRKIVRAISQDLLNQYENVDGVIPLVHSGGCAMEFGGTDHRQLARILGGYARHPNIGAYLLVGLGCETGQGSFLIEQEGLVQLRRSGEVQQSAPPLLVNIQEAGGVRRTIERALAALKELLPEANKCQRESIPASELVMGLKCGGSDGFSGLTANPALGVASDLLISQGGTALLAETPEIFGGEHLLASRSIDSEVSQKLLDKVAWWRAYAAKFGTTLDGNPSFGNKEGGLTTIVEKSLGAITKGGASPLVDVLDYAERVRHRGLNFMDSPGYDPASVTGLIASGAHVVCFTTGRGSCFGSKPAPTLKISTNTSLFERLSEEMDFDAGRVLSGASISQTGQNLLRKVLKVASGEKTCSEQQGFGDDEFFPWTPGPVL
- a CDS encoding RraA family protein codes for the protein MSVVISPQTLTELALFDTPTICNAVELWDLRPRNEGYMNSSIRACFPDLPPMVGFALTSTFRSQKPPRGGDAYGSMGAQVEAMASIPGPPVIVFQDLDEPVASATFGEVMCTTYQSFGAKGIITSGAGRDLDQVAPLKFPAFTSGSIAAHGYCHILAINVPVTVGGITIYPGDLLHGDRNGVSTIPPEIASEVPDVCRELAKAEAIVLGYLKDPSRTVAGFNDARKACAAHIAEVRSRLLKTH